From Dietzia sp. ANT_WB102, a single genomic window includes:
- a CDS encoding class I SAM-dependent DNA methyltransferase, with translation MAADSAIVNVDEWISEHYLTTDETKQSYLARVRALVKGWKQDAGEGAVSPLKRFTGERQALLIALSQLSPEDSGATAPAPEDERARLRRALGYGSPAPHSWTRSETVWCADAWAGDGVLLVEAEPVDTVEDLRSAVPLGEVTVDHKPTTASIGKLVGELFVSDAPPSFIAVLAGRWFMLAERESWPLGRALVIDLLLALERGDTRSGGEVERVVAAACRESAERRADGTVWWTETLEDSRQHSVKVSESLRGAVRESIEIIANDVLDRRRARGLSVDNVDGQLLARQSLRYLYRILFLLFAEASPELKILPVGSTEYDDGYGLTRLRDQILAPPATPREEQGTYLYDSLALLFRLVDRGHHPDDEPGMAPGLEFNELSADLFSHKATDLIDQVELSNIALYHVLGNLLLTKEQAGKDRGFISYATLGVTELGQVYEGLMSYTGFIAQEDLWEVARGGDDSKGSWVVRHDDSLEVSAADRVVRRNPVTGEDEWVRHPKGSFVFRQSSRDRERSASFYTPQVLSEFVVGQAIEELDATGRIDRAEDILTLSICEPTMGSGAFAVEAVRQLADLYLDRRQKELGEEIDPETRTAELQKVKAYLALHRVYGVDLNATAVELAEIALWLDTMTPGLQAPWFGLHLRRGNSLIGARRATYSPTQVEKKQWLTAEPQDAPLASLATAVDDERGADPAVRGRIHHFLLPAAGWGAAADAKDLAPYVGDAQKELKAWRKQIAAKPTKTQVRRLTDLAERAERLWQFSLVRMRIAEDHVRRKIDVYGAELTSPINPVPRAEIEKSFADRDGAFQRLRLAMDAWCALWFWPLTKDKLTIAGQQVAPPTLDKWLEGLEALLGRAYSDAPKGRGRRAPGEGQIVLGSDLTWEQIDQAEEFDRVFAGEKPTSAVFDDHPWLAVCDQVAREQGFFHWELDFAPVFASGGFDLQVGNPPWVRPQSDIEALLGESDPWWILAHKPTQAAKQSRQKITVQRPGAIGILASGLSETLVTAAFLHDTVQYPLLAGQKPDLYRAFMQRTWRSTRENGIVTLIHPESHFTEKKAAPLRRESYLRLRRHWQFINSLFLFDIHDLVRYGINTYGSRNSSPRFLNASSIYHPSIVESSLVHDGTGPLPGFKNDADQWDLRPHQDRIIHVDGSTLDLWKSILEDNETPSLESRMVYSVTREAEGVLRKLATASRIKELNLQYSQGWNETTDRKNGYFDTKWAVPASWDDVILQGPHFSVANPFAKQPNPTLKHNQDWTEIDLEAMPADFIPATAYQPNRDNRKYDQSYTRWETGGKFVEDRASFRFLWRKMAATTGYRTLYISLIPPRAAIAGAAISARVDSSELTLVEFIANAAFLSNFLVDFQVRSTGVANIYGETVNSLPRYQGSNHEALSARFLRLNCLTMAYGPLWNEVTGTEWTSDVPLRKAEERRQAQVEIDALVALSLGVTAEELCMIYRTQFPVMRKYDSQDLFDTNGRKVADDVAKLERKLKPGQELSLDDRTWTHPQSGATYVFEYPFRILDREADMRAAYEMFERELADGDLK, from the coding sequence ATGGCCGCCGACAGTGCGATCGTCAACGTCGACGAGTGGATCAGCGAGCATTACCTCACCACGGACGAGACCAAGCAGTCCTATCTGGCTCGCGTGAGGGCCCTGGTCAAGGGGTGGAAGCAGGACGCCGGCGAGGGCGCGGTATCTCCGCTCAAGCGCTTCACTGGTGAGCGACAAGCTCTGCTGATCGCGCTCTCGCAACTCTCCCCGGAGGACTCAGGTGCCACGGCCCCCGCACCCGAGGATGAGCGCGCTCGCCTGCGGCGCGCCTTGGGTTACGGAAGCCCTGCCCCACACTCGTGGACGCGCAGCGAGACCGTTTGGTGTGCTGACGCGTGGGCTGGCGACGGAGTGCTCCTTGTGGAGGCTGAACCGGTCGACACCGTCGAGGACTTGCGCTCGGCGGTCCCGTTGGGCGAGGTCACGGTGGACCACAAACCAACTACAGCCTCGATCGGAAAGCTGGTCGGCGAGCTGTTCGTCTCCGACGCTCCCCCGTCGTTTATCGCGGTGCTGGCTGGCCGGTGGTTCATGCTCGCCGAGCGGGAATCGTGGCCGCTGGGGCGCGCTTTGGTGATCGACCTTCTGCTCGCACTCGAACGCGGTGACACCCGCTCTGGTGGCGAGGTCGAGCGGGTGGTGGCGGCGGCGTGCCGCGAATCGGCCGAACGCCGGGCTGACGGCACCGTGTGGTGGACGGAGACGCTGGAGGATTCGCGGCAGCATTCGGTGAAGGTGTCCGAGTCGCTGCGTGGCGCAGTGCGCGAGTCCATCGAGATCATCGCCAACGACGTCCTGGACCGCCGCCGGGCGCGAGGCCTGAGTGTGGACAACGTCGATGGACAATTGCTCGCCCGCCAATCGCTGCGGTACCTGTACCGCATACTGTTCCTACTGTTCGCTGAGGCCTCACCGGAACTCAAGATCCTCCCAGTGGGATCGACGGAGTACGACGACGGCTACGGCCTCACCCGCTTGCGTGATCAGATCCTTGCCCCGCCGGCGACCCCGCGCGAGGAGCAGGGAACGTACCTGTACGACTCGCTCGCGCTGCTCTTCCGCCTTGTCGACCGGGGGCATCACCCCGACGACGAGCCAGGCATGGCCCCGGGCTTGGAGTTCAACGAGCTCTCCGCTGATCTGTTCTCCCACAAGGCCACCGACCTCATCGACCAGGTTGAGCTGTCCAACATTGCGCTCTACCACGTCCTGGGCAACTTGCTGCTCACCAAAGAGCAGGCAGGCAAGGACCGCGGTTTCATCTCCTACGCCACACTCGGTGTCACCGAGTTGGGGCAGGTGTATGAGGGGTTGATGTCCTACACCGGCTTCATCGCCCAAGAGGACCTGTGGGAGGTGGCTCGCGGAGGCGATGACTCCAAGGGCTCGTGGGTGGTGCGCCACGACGATTCCTTGGAGGTTTCCGCCGCCGACCGGGTCGTCCGTCGCAACCCGGTGACCGGCGAGGACGAATGGGTGCGCCACCCCAAGGGGTCGTTCGTATTCCGCCAGTCCTCACGTGACCGCGAACGCTCGGCGTCCTTTTACACGCCACAAGTGCTCAGCGAGTTCGTAGTGGGGCAGGCGATCGAGGAACTCGATGCCACTGGCCGGATCGACCGCGCGGAGGATATCCTCACGCTCTCCATTTGTGAGCCGACAATGGGCTCGGGCGCGTTCGCCGTCGAGGCGGTACGCCAGCTCGCCGACCTGTATCTGGATCGCCGCCAAAAGGAACTCGGTGAGGAAATCGATCCCGAGACCCGGACAGCGGAACTCCAGAAGGTCAAAGCATATCTAGCGCTGCATCGCGTCTACGGCGTGGACCTCAACGCCACCGCCGTGGAGCTAGCGGAGATCGCCTTGTGGCTGGACACCATGACGCCGGGACTGCAGGCTCCTTGGTTCGGCCTGCACTTGCGGCGCGGCAATTCACTCATCGGCGCGCGACGGGCCACCTACTCCCCTACCCAGGTGGAAAAGAAACAGTGGCTGACCGCTGAGCCCCAAGATGCACCGCTAGCGAGCCTGGCTACAGCGGTGGATGACGAGCGGGGAGCCGACCCGGCGGTCCGCGGCCGCATCCATCACTTCCTACTCCCGGCTGCCGGCTGGGGCGCTGCCGCCGATGCCAAGGACTTGGCGCCATATGTAGGCGATGCGCAGAAGGAACTCAAAGCCTGGCGCAAGCAGATCGCCGCCAAGCCGACTAAGACCCAGGTTCGTCGCCTCACCGACTTGGCCGAGCGTGCCGAGCGCCTGTGGCAATTCTCGTTGGTTCGCATGCGGATCGCCGAGGATCACGTCCGTCGGAAGATCGACGTCTACGGCGCCGAGCTGACCTCACCGATCAATCCCGTCCCTCGCGCTGAGATCGAAAAGTCTTTTGCTGACCGTGACGGCGCATTTCAGCGCCTGCGCCTCGCAATGGATGCTTGGTGCGCGCTCTGGTTCTGGCCGCTGACCAAGGATAAGCTGACGATTGCTGGCCAGCAGGTCGCGCCGCCGACCTTAGACAAATGGCTCGAGGGACTCGAGGCACTCTTGGGCCGTGCATACTCGGATGCGCCTAAGGGGCGAGGTCGTCGGGCTCCCGGTGAGGGCCAGATCGTCCTGGGGTCCGATCTCACTTGGGAGCAGATTGACCAGGCCGAAGAATTCGACCGGGTCTTTGCTGGCGAGAAGCCTACGTCGGCGGTGTTCGATGATCACCCGTGGCTCGCAGTGTGCGACCAAGTCGCCCGCGAACAGGGATTTTTCCACTGGGAACTGGACTTCGCTCCCGTCTTCGCATCCGGCGGATTTGACCTGCAGGTCGGAAACCCGCCCTGGGTTCGACCGCAGTCCGACATCGAAGCACTTCTGGGGGAGTCTGACCCGTGGTGGATTCTTGCCCACAAACCGACTCAGGCTGCAAAGCAATCGCGGCAAAAAATCACAGTCCAACGGCCAGGGGCGATTGGCATCCTCGCTAGCGGATTGTCTGAAACGCTCGTTACTGCCGCGTTTTTACACGACACCGTGCAGTACCCGCTGCTTGCAGGCCAGAAACCGGATCTATACCGCGCCTTCATGCAGCGCACGTGGAGATCCACAAGAGAGAACGGCATCGTGACTCTCATCCATCCCGAGTCACACTTCACTGAGAAGAAGGCGGCACCGCTCCGACGAGAAAGCTACCTCCGGTTGCGACGCCACTGGCAATTCATTAACTCCCTATTTCTTTTTGATATTCACGACTTAGTACGCTATGGAATTAACACTTACGGTAGCCGAAATTCGTCCCCGCGATTCTTAAACGCCTCATCAATTTATCACCCGTCCATCGTTGAAAGTTCGCTAGTCCACGATGGGACGGGACCACTTCCGGGCTTCAAGAACGATGCAGACCAATGGGATCTTCGACCCCATCAGGACCGGATTATTCACGTTGATGGTTCCACCCTCGATTTGTGGAAGTCAATTCTCGAAGACAACGAAACACCCTCTTTGGAATCGCGGATGGTCTATTCGGTCACGCGGGAAGCAGAAGGCGTCCTGCGGAAACTCGCGACTGCGTCGCGGATTAAGGAACTTAACCTTCAATATTCGCAAGGATGGAACGAAACTACCGACCGGAAGAACGGCTATTTCGACACGAAGTGGGCGGTACCCGCGTCATGGGATGACGTCATCCTTCAGGGGCCGCACTTCAGTGTCGCAAACCCGTTCGCCAAGCAGCCGAACCCCACGCTGAAGCACAATCAGGACTGGACCGAGATCGACCTCGAGGCCATGCCAGCGGACTTCATCCCGGCAACGGCCTACCAGCCGAACCGCGACAACAGAAAGTACGACCAGTCGTATACCCGATGGGAAACCGGAGGAAAATTTGTAGAAGATCGCGCATCGTTCCGCTTCCTTTGGCGAAAAATGGCTGCCACTACTGGTTATCGCACGCTCTACATCAGCCTCATCCCACCACGGGCCGCGATCGCGGGCGCAGCTATCAGCGCACGCGTCGACTCCAGTGAACTTACGCTTGTTGAATTCATTGCGAACGCGGCGTTTTTATCGAATTTTCTAGTCGACTTCCAAGTGAGGTCCACCGGCGTAGCCAACATCTACGGTGAAACGGTCAATTCCTTACCCCGATACCAAGGAAGCAACCACGAAGCGCTGTCGGCTCGCTTCCTTCGTCTAAATTGCCTCACCATGGCTTATGGCCCCCTTTGGAA
- a CDS encoding DEAD/DEAH box helicase, protein MTVEVRDEEWLVTAVERAASSPATGNESYLLKVRGVSPYVRDTTATFYTDLDHVTPLDPSDATVVADDSPGYRRSRLWLESTLRRTPVPLYDESLVVSTEMLADHLNYQLSAVRKALSNKMLRPRLLIADAVGLGKTLEIGMILSELIRRGRGERILVVTPRHVMEQMQQELWTRFAIPLVRLDSVGIQKVRRTLPATRNPFTFFPRVIVSIDTLKSAKYKAQLERVRWDAVVIDEVHNATNAATQNNELARLLAPTTEALLLASATPHNGRAESFAEILSLLDPTVVRPDGSIDREELKPLIIRRHRHSPEVASEVGSAWAERAEPNNVLVPASPQETALARELRDTWTGPGVQPPSGDNRLFPWTLAKAFLSSPAALAESVSNRRKNASGPAEIAALDRLAELAEAVTPATSAKYQRLVAYLREIGISPRSDMRVVIFSERVRTLHWLAEHIAADLKLKPDAVAVMHGGLSDQEQLDLVDGFKRASSPLRVLVTGDVASEGVNLHTQCHQLVHYDIPWSLIRIQQRNGRVDRYGQRTSPVITTLLLDPPEDAAPGDLQVLTRLMEREYEAHSQLGDVASLMGAHSEAREEETIRRVLAGGRRFDDAVRRPEEVLAEAEKIGDDDELDIDDIDAWLEQIGQGDESAPSSATSVADRYSVYDAEVDYLEDALTEAFHGEPQFPRGRGGVAWRRNANDTAQLEPTDDLARRLDLLPEDYVRQRRVREELTLATSKHRASESLREAREGASETTWPIAHFLGPLHPVSDWAADRALASMARLEVPAVRGSVEVPTVLVMGTLMNRRGQVVSRAFHVVEFQTADFHTGDTIADPYGWLRGIGLDKSATNPGPVADTDELTQLIPAAVAATAASLDGVFAEATTEAERRVTEWRDRSSRWESEAGELFSSARLANLTRRVQEEAELAEQLRPEQRLVRPLLVVVPTDHAIAPTPTISEEDR, encoded by the coding sequence GTGACGGTCGAGGTCCGTGACGAGGAATGGTTGGTCACGGCGGTGGAGCGGGCAGCGAGCTCTCCGGCGACAGGCAACGAGTCGTACCTGCTCAAGGTTCGCGGGGTCAGCCCGTACGTGCGTGACACCACGGCGACGTTTTACACCGATCTCGACCACGTAACTCCCTTGGATCCGAGTGACGCGACGGTAGTGGCGGACGACTCCCCCGGGTACCGCCGGTCGCGCCTGTGGCTGGAGTCGACTCTTCGCCGGACCCCGGTGCCGTTGTACGACGAGTCACTGGTGGTGTCGACGGAGATGCTTGCGGACCACCTCAACTATCAGCTCAGTGCGGTGCGCAAGGCGCTGTCCAACAAGATGCTGCGACCCCGCTTGCTGATCGCTGACGCAGTGGGTCTGGGAAAGACTCTCGAGATCGGCATGATTCTGTCCGAGCTCATCCGCCGTGGCCGCGGTGAGCGGATCCTGGTGGTCACCCCCCGCCACGTGATGGAACAGATGCAGCAGGAGCTGTGGACTCGCTTCGCGATCCCTCTTGTCCGCTTGGATTCGGTGGGAATCCAGAAGGTTCGCCGCACTCTGCCGGCCACGCGGAACCCGTTCACGTTCTTCCCTCGCGTGATTGTTTCCATCGACACTCTCAAGTCGGCCAAGTACAAGGCACAGCTGGAGCGCGTCCGTTGGGACGCCGTGGTGATCGACGAGGTCCACAACGCCACTAACGCCGCTACACAGAACAATGAGCTTGCGCGTCTACTCGCGCCGACCACCGAGGCGCTTCTGCTGGCGTCGGCGACGCCGCACAACGGCAGGGCCGAGAGTTTCGCGGAGATTCTCAGTCTGCTCGATCCCACGGTCGTCCGTCCTGACGGATCGATCGACCGCGAGGAGTTGAAGCCGCTCATTATCCGCCGGCATCGGCATAGCCCCGAGGTCGCGAGCGAAGTCGGCTCGGCATGGGCAGAGCGTGCGGAACCGAACAACGTCTTGGTGCCCGCCTCTCCGCAGGAGACTGCGCTGGCTCGTGAATTGCGCGACACGTGGACTGGCCCCGGAGTACAGCCGCCGTCCGGCGACAATCGCCTGTTCCCGTGGACACTGGCCAAGGCGTTTTTGTCCTCCCCCGCGGCGCTGGCCGAATCGGTGTCTAACCGCAGAAAGAACGCCTCTGGACCGGCCGAGATCGCCGCTCTCGACCGCCTGGCCGAGCTCGCGGAGGCGGTCACCCCAGCCACCAGCGCGAAGTACCAGCGGCTTGTGGCTTACCTGCGGGAGATCGGGATATCGCCACGAAGCGACATGCGTGTCGTGATCTTCTCCGAGCGCGTCCGCACGCTGCATTGGTTGGCGGAACATATTGCCGCTGATCTCAAGCTCAAGCCGGACGCTGTCGCCGTGATGCACGGAGGCCTGTCCGATCAGGAGCAGCTGGATCTGGTGGACGGCTTCAAGCGCGCGTCTAGCCCGCTGCGCGTCCTGGTCACCGGCGACGTGGCATCAGAAGGCGTCAACCTGCACACGCAGTGCCATCAACTGGTGCACTACGACATCCCGTGGTCGCTCATCCGCATTCAGCAGCGCAATGGCCGCGTGGACCGCTACGGCCAGCGCACTTCGCCCGTAATCACGACGCTGCTGCTTGATCCGCCGGAGGATGCGGCACCCGGCGATTTGCAAGTGCTCACGCGCCTGATGGAGCGCGAGTATGAGGCCCACTCCCAGCTCGGCGATGTCGCCTCGCTCATGGGCGCCCACTCGGAAGCTCGGGAGGAGGAGACCATTCGCCGGGTATTGGCGGGTGGTCGTCGGTTCGACGATGCCGTGCGGCGCCCGGAGGAGGTGCTGGCCGAGGCGGAAAAGATTGGTGACGACGACGAGTTGGACATTGACGACATCGATGCTTGGCTCGAGCAAATTGGACAGGGCGACGAGTCTGCGCCCTCCTCGGCCACCTCAGTCGCTGACCGATACAGCGTGTACGACGCTGAGGTCGATTACCTCGAGGACGCCCTCACTGAGGCGTTCCATGGTGAGCCTCAGTTCCCCAGGGGCCGCGGCGGTGTGGCGTGGCGGCGCAACGCCAACGACACTGCGCAGCTCGAGCCGACCGATGATCTCGCCCGGCGCCTGGACTTGCTTCCCGAGGACTACGTCCGGCAGCGCCGGGTGCGCGAGGAACTCACGTTGGCCACCTCCAAGCACCGTGCTTCCGAATCGCTGCGCGAGGCCCGAGAGGGCGCGTCGGAAACCACGTGGCCTATTGCCCACTTCCTCGGTCCGCTGCATCCGGTGTCTGACTGGGCGGCCGACCGCGCACTGGCGTCGATGGCGCGGCTCGAGGTCCCGGCCGTTCGGGGCAGCGTCGAGGTGCCGACGGTGCTGGTGATGGGGACGCTGATGAACCGTCGCGGGCAGGTGGTCTCGCGGGCCTTCCACGTGGTGGAGTTCCAGACCGCCGATTTCCACACGGGCGACACGATCGCGGATCCCTACGGCTGGCTTCGGGGGATTGGGCTCGACAAGAGCGCCACCAACCCCGGTCCCGTGGCCGACACAGATGAGCTCACGCAGCTCATCCCCGCCGCGGTCGCGGCGACGGCCGCCAGCTTGGACGGGGTGTTCGCCGAAGCGACCACCGAGGCGGAGCGGAGGGTCACCGAATGGCGGGACCGCTCCTCTCGCTGGGAGAGCGAGGCTGGTGAGCTATTCAGCAGCGCCCGTCTGGCGAACCTGACCCGGCGTGTGCAGGAGGAGGCGGAGCTCGCCGAGCAGCTCCGGCCCGAGCAGCGCCTGGTGCGGCCCCTCCTTGTCGTCGTCCCCACCGATCACGCCATCGCCCCCACCCCCACCATCTCCGAGGAGGACCGCTGA